One segment of Stappia sp. 28M-7 DNA contains the following:
- a CDS encoding DsbA family oxidoreductase yields the protein MPAETDTAAGQQAASPEQAAMPIDVISDVVCPWCYIGKRRLEKALASLPDIPVALRWQPYQLDATIPPQGKDRQQYLMDKFGSQARIDALHEQIAAAGLQEGIPFAFERIRTSPNTLDCHRLLLWSRADGLQSEMAERLFRLYFLEGADLSDPQTLVSAAADVGMMSDLVAELLPTDSDRNKITAAVEQAHRIGVTGVPAFIIDERFIVMGAEKPETLAAAIKHAYETKTG from the coding sequence ATGCCAGCCGAGACGGATACCGCAGCCGGGCAGCAGGCAGCCTCGCCCGAGCAGGCCGCAATGCCCATCGACGTCATTTCCGACGTGGTCTGCCCCTGGTGCTATATCGGCAAGCGGCGGCTGGAAAAGGCGCTGGCGAGCCTGCCGGACATTCCCGTTGCCCTGCGCTGGCAGCCCTATCAGCTGGACGCGACCATCCCGCCGCAGGGCAAGGACCGCCAGCAGTACCTGATGGATAAGTTCGGCAGCCAGGCGCGCATCGACGCGCTGCACGAGCAGATCGCCGCCGCCGGCCTGCAGGAAGGCATTCCCTTCGCCTTCGAGCGCATCCGCACCTCGCCCAACACGCTGGACTGCCACCGCCTGCTGCTGTGGTCGCGCGCCGACGGGCTGCAGAGCGAGATGGCCGAGCGGCTGTTCCGCCTCTACTTCCTGGAAGGCGCGGACCTCAGCGATCCGCAGACGCTGGTCTCGGCCGCCGCCGATGTCGGCATGATGTCGGATCTCGTCGCCGAGCTGCTGCCGACGGATTCCGACCGCAACAAGATCACCGCCGCCGTCGAACAGGCCCACCGCATCGGCGTCACCGGCGTGCCCGCCTTCATCATCGACGAACGCTTCATCGTCATGGGCGCTGAAAAGCCGGAAACCCTCGCCGCCGCGATCAAGCACGCCTATGAGACGAAGACGGGGTGA
- a CDS encoding AEC family transporter, translated as MENVISLALPFFGLIFLGVGAGKLKDIPASGLAWMQFFIIYIALPALFFRLLAKTPIEELTNIGYVAATTFATYSAFAIAFCVGVLASRGNIPEATIQALAGSYSNVGYMGPGLTLAVLGPAAAVPTALVFCFDNILLFTLTPLMMAIGGTDNEPPLKTMITVVKRIFTHPFILATIAGVLAAAVEFQPPQAIDTLLTFLSNAAAPCALFAMGVTVAQQPMGRVPLELPVILAVKLIVHPLIVLMLLNWMGGVEPAWVATAVLMACLPPAANVFVIAQQYHVYIQRASSSILIGTIASTVTVSIFIYLITEGLLPLQ; from the coding sequence ATGGAAAATGTGATATCGCTGGCGCTTCCGTTTTTCGGGCTGATCTTCCTCGGGGTAGGCGCCGGAAAGCTGAAGGACATTCCCGCATCCGGCCTGGCGTGGATGCAGTTCTTCATCATCTACATAGCGCTGCCGGCGCTGTTTTTCCGCCTCCTGGCCAAGACGCCGATCGAAGAGCTGACCAATATCGGCTATGTGGCGGCGACGACCTTCGCCACCTATTCCGCCTTCGCCATCGCCTTTTGCGTCGGCGTCCTTGCTTCGCGCGGCAACATTCCCGAGGCGACGATCCAGGCGCTGGCCGGCTCCTACTCGAATGTCGGCTACATGGGACCGGGCCTGACGCTCGCGGTGCTGGGACCGGCTGCTGCCGTACCGACGGCGCTTGTCTTCTGCTTCGACAACATCCTGCTGTTCACGCTGACGCCGCTGATGATGGCCATCGGCGGCACCGACAACGAGCCGCCACTGAAGACCATGATCACGGTGGTGAAGCGCATCTTCACCCATCCGTTCATTCTGGCAACCATCGCCGGCGTTCTGGCGGCGGCGGTCGAGTTTCAGCCGCCGCAGGCCATCGATACGCTGCTGACCTTCCTCAGCAATGCCGCCGCTCCTTGCGCGCTTTTCGCCATGGGCGTCACGGTCGCGCAGCAGCCCATGGGCCGCGTGCCGCTTGAGTTGCCGGTGATCCTGGCGGTCAAGCTGATCGTCCATCCGCTGATCGTGCTGATGCTGCTGAACTGGATGGGCGGCGTCGAGCCGGCATGGGTGGCGACCGCCGTGCTGATGGCCTGCCTTCCGCCGGCAGCCAATGTGTTCGTGATCGCCCAGCAGTATCACGTCTACATCCAGCGGGCCTCGAGCTCGATCCTCATCGGCACCATCGCCTCGACGGTCACCGTGTCGATCTTCATCTATCTGATCACGGAAGGCCTGCTGCCGCTCCAGTAA
- a CDS encoding invasion associated locus B family protein, translated as MADRLKNHLAGLTIAAAATVAFAGGAAAQTQTIQPPADTPWVKICNTDPQSNKEICVVTQELRTDTGQFLASVAVREIGGEARKTLLMAVPPGMLIQPGLRVQVDTGKQTEAKYGICFPNACYSELVIDDAFISSMKAGGNLVLTTLNQQAKQVPFQLTLSGFTKVYDGPAINPEELQQKQQQLQSELQKRAEEARQRLIEKQKEVTGSGAN; from the coding sequence ATGGCAGATAGACTGAAGAACCACCTGGCTGGCCTGACCATCGCCGCTGCGGCGACTGTGGCTTTTGCCGGCGGCGCCGCTGCGCAGACCCAGACGATTCAGCCGCCGGCGGACACGCCCTGGGTGAAGATCTGCAATACCGACCCGCAGTCCAACAAGGAAATCTGCGTCGTGACGCAGGAGCTGCGTACGGATACCGGCCAGTTCCTCGCCTCCGTCGCCGTGCGCGAGATCGGCGGCGAAGCCCGCAAGACCCTGCTGATGGCGGTGCCCCCCGGCATGCTGATCCAGCCGGGCCTGCGCGTGCAGGTCGACACCGGCAAGCAGACCGAAGCCAAGTACGGCATTTGCTTCCCGAACGCCTGCTATTCCGAGCTCGTGATCGACGACGCCTTCATCAGCTCGATGAAGGCCGGCGGCAACCTGGTGCTGACCACGCTGAACCAGCAGGCCAAGCAGGTTCCCTTCCAACTGACGCTGTCCGGCTTCACCAAGGTCTATGACGGTCCGGCGATCAATCCGGAAGAGCTACAGCAGAAGCAGCAGCAACTGCAGTCCGAGCTGCAGAAGCGCGCCGAAGAGGCTCGCCAGCGGCTGATCGAGAAGCAGAAGGAAGTGACCGGCTCGGGCGCGAACTGA
- a CDS encoding lysophospholipid acyltransferase family protein, translated as MTQTDSPGETGKQPGERPGEHGGLRYRLEWGLLSFALWLLRLMPPDTASFVMGKAWRLFARFNSRHRRALANMAKAMPELPREEHRRILLGMWENLGRIAAETLQLDRLVADPARFEYDVDDVRETVGESGAVVVSLHAGNWEVTAMGGLAAGWQPVGVYQTIKNPLVDKLVYDLRARIYPGGLYPKSHETARRLLTIARSGGRTAMLADLQDRRGAVIPFFGRDAWATVYPATIARAAGVPLVASRVVRLPGNRFRIEARVVEMPHTDDRKADAVAATQRYHALFEQWIRENPSQWMWIMRKWL; from the coding sequence ATGACGCAGACCGATTCCCCCGGCGAAACCGGCAAGCAGCCCGGCGAACGCCCCGGCGAGCACGGCGGATTGCGCTATCGGCTGGAATGGGGATTGCTGAGTTTCGCGCTCTGGCTGCTGCGCCTGATGCCGCCGGATACGGCCTCCTTCGTCATGGGCAAGGCCTGGCGGCTGTTTGCCCGCTTCAACAGCCGCCACCGGCGCGCGCTCGCCAATATGGCAAAGGCGATGCCGGAACTGCCACGCGAAGAGCATCGGCGCATCTTGCTGGGAATGTGGGAGAATCTCGGTCGGATCGCCGCCGAGACGCTGCAGCTGGACCGCCTGGTCGCCGATCCGGCCCGCTTCGAATACGATGTGGACGACGTGCGTGAAACGGTGGGCGAGAGCGGCGCCGTGGTGGTCTCCCTGCATGCGGGCAACTGGGAAGTCACCGCGATGGGCGGGCTCGCCGCAGGCTGGCAGCCGGTCGGCGTCTACCAGACCATCAAGAATCCGCTTGTCGACAAGCTGGTCTACGACCTTCGCGCCCGCATCTATCCCGGCGGCTTGTATCCCAAGAGCCACGAGACCGCGCGGCGCCTGCTGACCATCGCCCGGTCGGGCGGACGCACGGCGATGCTGGCCGATCTCCAGGACAGGCGCGGCGCGGTGATTCCCTTCTTCGGCCGCGATGCCTGGGCCACGGTCTATCCCGCCACCATCGCGCGGGCCGCCGGCGTGCCGCTGGTCGCAAGCCGGGTGGTGCGGCTGCCCGGCAACCGCTTCCGCATCGAGGCGCGCGTGGTCGAGATGCCGCACACGGACGACCGCAAGGCCGATGCCGTTGCCGCGACGCAGCGCTATCACGCCCTGTTCGAACAGTGGATCCGCGAGAACCCGTCCCAGTGGATGTGGATCATGCGCAAGTGGCTCTAG
- a CDS encoding CaiB/BaiF CoA-transferase family protein encodes MTQQPLAGITVLDFSTLLPGPLASLMLAEAGATVIKIERPGGEDMRFFPPRAGPASALYAMLNRGKTCIELDLKDTAARERVLELVDKADVVLEQFRPGVMERLGLGPQDLTKRNPRLVYCSITGFGQTGPRALEAGHDITYMALTGLLALSCGTADAPVLPPAQIADIGGGSFPAVMNILLALFARERTGRGAVLDIAMCDAMFTLALFAQAKLTATGKAPGNGADLLTGASPRYRIYRAADGGLIAVGALEEKFWTSLCDTLGLSQEARDDRRDPEGAGRALAAAFAAHDTAYWAPRLAAADCCAAPLAGLADAFLDPHFRERGLFDFEVTTGDVTLPATVVPIAPAFRGSRSAKAPV; translated from the coding sequence ATGACGCAACAACCGCTTGCCGGGATCACCGTGCTCGATTTCAGCACGCTGCTGCCCGGGCCGCTTGCCAGCCTGATGCTGGCCGAGGCCGGAGCGACGGTGATCAAGATCGAGCGGCCGGGCGGCGAGGACATGCGCTTCTTCCCGCCCAGGGCGGGGCCGGCGAGTGCGCTCTATGCCATGCTCAACCGCGGCAAGACCTGCATCGAACTCGATCTCAAGGACACTGCCGCGCGGGAGCGGGTGCTGGAACTGGTCGACAAGGCCGACGTGGTTCTGGAGCAGTTCCGCCCCGGCGTGATGGAGCGTCTCGGCCTCGGTCCGCAGGACCTCACGAAACGCAATCCCCGGCTCGTCTACTGCTCGATCACCGGCTTCGGGCAGACCGGCCCGCGTGCGCTCGAGGCGGGGCACGACATCACCTATATGGCGCTGACCGGCCTGCTGGCACTGTCCTGCGGCACGGCCGACGCGCCGGTCCTGCCGCCGGCACAGATTGCCGATATCGGCGGCGGCAGCTTCCCAGCCGTGATGAACATCCTGCTTGCGCTGTTCGCGCGCGAACGCACGGGACGCGGCGCCGTACTGGACATCGCCATGTGCGATGCGATGTTCACGCTCGCCCTGTTCGCCCAGGCAAAGCTGACCGCAACCGGCAAGGCGCCTGGCAACGGCGCCGATCTCCTGACCGGTGCCTCGCCCCGATACCGCATCTACCGCGCCGCCGATGGCGGCCTGATCGCCGTTGGTGCGCTGGAGGAGAAGTTCTGGACCTCACTCTGCGATACGCTCGGCCTGTCGCAAGAGGCGCGTGATGACCGCCGCGATCCGGAAGGGGCGGGCCGGGCGCTGGCCGCAGCATTTGCCGCGCATGACACGGCCTACTGGGCGCCGCGACTTGCCGCCGCCGATTGCTGCGCGGCCCCGCTTGCCGGTCTGGCGGATGCTTTCCTCGATCCGCATTTCCGCGAGCGCGGGCTGTTCGACTTCGAGGTCACGACGGGAGACGTCACCCTGCCGGCGACCGTCGTGCCGATTGCGCCAGCCTTCCGTGGCAGCCGCAGCGCCAAGGCGCCCGTTTAG
- a CDS encoding UbiH/UbiF family hydroxylase has translation MTQRKTAGETARHETEIAVVGAGPSGMAMALLLAGHGFRTALVAPALPASDDRTTALLESSAEMLRSLKLWDRIAPHTAPLEHMRIIDATGRLIRAPEVVFDASELKLPAFGYNIRNAELNAELAEACGGEPLLERIDARVDGLQIGEGGATLALSDGSTLSARLVVGADGRRSAVREAAGIEVREWRYPQCALVLNLEHDVPHHDHSSEFHTPTGPFTLVPLKGRRSSLVWVQEPGEAERLHALDDETLALEIERRASSILGRMRIVGTRQLYPLGGLSAKTVAANRCALIGEAAHVFPPIGAQGLNLGFRDVATLGEVLVAARRRGEDIGAPSVLAAYERARRPDIASRTTAVDLLNRSLLSDLLPVQLLRGLGLYLAGRVPPLRRFLMREGIAPAMARPRLMRGLTLG, from the coding sequence ATGACACAGCGCAAAACCGCAGGCGAGACGGCGCGGCACGAGACCGAGATCGCAGTGGTCGGTGCAGGTCCCTCGGGCATGGCCATGGCGCTGCTGCTCGCCGGCCACGGCTTCCGCACCGCCCTTGTCGCCCCTGCCCTGCCGGCTTCCGACGACCGCACGACCGCGCTGCTGGAATCGTCCGCCGAGATGCTGCGCTCGCTCAAGCTGTGGGACCGCATCGCCCCCCATACGGCGCCGCTGGAGCACATGCGCATCATTGATGCGACGGGGCGCTTGATTCGGGCGCCGGAAGTCGTTTTCGACGCATCCGAGCTGAAACTGCCGGCCTTCGGCTACAATATCCGCAATGCAGAGCTCAACGCCGAGTTGGCCGAGGCCTGCGGCGGCGAGCCTCTGCTGGAGCGGATCGACGCCCGGGTCGATGGGCTTCAGATCGGCGAAGGCGGCGCGACGCTCGCCCTGTCGGACGGCAGCACGCTGTCCGCCCGGCTGGTCGTAGGTGCGGACGGTCGCCGCTCGGCCGTGCGCGAGGCGGCCGGCATCGAAGTGCGCGAGTGGCGCTATCCGCAATGTGCCCTGGTGCTCAATCTCGAGCACGACGTGCCGCATCACGACCATTCCAGCGAGTTTCACACCCCGACGGGACCTTTCACGCTGGTGCCGCTCAAGGGGCGCCGCTCGTCGCTGGTCTGGGTCCAGGAGCCGGGCGAGGCCGAGCGGCTGCATGCGCTCGACGACGAGACGCTGGCGCTGGAGATCGAGCGCCGCGCGTCCTCGATCCTCGGCCGCATGCGGATCGTGGGCACGCGCCAGCTCTATCCGCTGGGCGGCTTGAGCGCGAAGACCGTCGCCGCCAATCGCTGTGCGCTGATCGGCGAAGCGGCCCATGTTTTCCCGCCCATCGGCGCGCAGGGTCTCAATCTCGGGTTCCGAGACGTGGCAACGCTGGGCGAGGTGCTGGTGGCGGCCCGCCGGCGCGGCGAGGATATCGGCGCGCCATCGGTGCTGGCTGCCTATGAGCGAGCCCGCCGGCCGGACATCGCCTCGCGCACGACCGCCGTCGACCTGCTCAACCGCTCGCTGCTGAGCGATCTACTCCCCGTCCAGCTGTTGCGTGGGCTGGGGCTCTATCTCGCCGGCCGGGTGCCGCCGCTGCGCCGGTTCTTGATGCGCGAAGGCATCGCCCCGGCAATGGCGCGCCCGCGCCTGATGCGCGGGCTGACGCTCGGTTGA
- a CDS encoding extracellular solute-binding protein, producing the protein MTEMRPVPILPLAKLPALFAAAVLAFAPVGGAAQAADVPWSHGIAMHGEPALPETFAHLPYADPDAPQGGTVTHGVQGSFDSLNQFIVQGGTTTARGIRDTDFGALVTESLLERNLDEPFTLYGLLAESVRMPDDRDWIEFRLNEKARFSDGTPVTVDDVIFSFEILRDKGRPHFRSRYSRITSMEKTGERSVRFTFADGSDRELPLLVGMSPIFAKHTIDPQTFDRSTLVPPVGSGPYVIDSVDPGNNIVYRRDPDYWAKDLPIRRGLYNFDEVRIEYYRDENTLFEAFKKGLVQVLPVADPARWTTSLDFPAVAEGKVVKEGFRLGTPAGMHGFVFNTRRPIFADVRVRRALAMLFDFEWVNRTLYHGLYARTGGYFDNSVLSSLGRPASEAERALLAPFAQEIAPDVLEGTWRPTHADGSGRDRKVLRAAVEQLAEAGYRIEGRTLRDPGGTPLSFEIIVASQDQERLALAYQRALKLIGVEVRIRSVDSAQYQRRRQTFDFDMVMNTWLVSLSPGNEQRYRWGSDAAGQDGSFNYAGVKSPAVDATIDAMLSARDAEGFTDAVRAFDRALISGAYVVPLFHLPEKWVARWTAIGRPEVQSITGPRFETWWSAAKRR; encoded by the coding sequence ATGACCGAGATGCGACCCGTCCCGATTCTCCCTCTGGCGAAGCTTCCAGCGCTGTTCGCCGCGGCCGTGCTTGCCTTTGCCCCTGTCGGCGGGGCAGCGCAGGCCGCCGACGTGCCGTGGAGCCATGGCATCGCCATGCATGGCGAACCTGCCCTGCCGGAGACTTTCGCCCACCTTCCCTATGCCGATCCCGATGCGCCGCAAGGCGGCACGGTCACCCATGGCGTCCAGGGCTCCTTCGACAGCCTGAACCAGTTCATCGTCCAGGGCGGCACCACGACGGCACGCGGCATCCGCGATACGGATTTCGGTGCGCTGGTGACCGAGAGCCTGCTGGAACGCAATCTCGACGAGCCCTTCACGCTCTATGGCCTGCTGGCCGAATCGGTCCGGATGCCGGATGACCGCGACTGGATCGAGTTCCGCCTCAACGAGAAGGCCCGCTTCTCCGACGGCACGCCGGTGACCGTGGACGATGTGATCTTCTCCTTCGAGATCCTGCGCGACAAGGGGCGGCCGCATTTCCGCTCGCGTTACAGCCGCATCACCAGCATGGAGAAGACCGGCGAGCGCAGCGTGCGCTTCACCTTTGCCGACGGGAGCGACCGCGAGTTGCCGTTGCTGGTCGGCATGTCGCCGATCTTCGCCAAGCATACGATCGATCCCCAGACCTTCGATCGCAGCACCCTGGTGCCGCCGGTCGGCTCCGGCCCCTATGTCATCGACAGTGTCGATCCGGGCAACAACATCGTCTATCGCCGCGATCCCGACTACTGGGCGAAGGATCTGCCGATCCGGCGCGGCCTCTACAATTTCGATGAGGTGCGGATCGAGTATTACCGCGACGAGAACACGCTGTTCGAGGCCTTCAAGAAAGGGCTCGTGCAGGTGCTGCCCGTCGCCGATCCGGCGCGGTGGACCACCTCGCTGGACTTTCCCGCGGTCGCGGAAGGCAAGGTCGTCAAGGAGGGCTTCCGTCTCGGCACGCCGGCCGGCATGCACGGCTTCGTCTTCAACACCCGCCGGCCGATCTTCGCCGACGTCCGGGTGCGCCGGGCGCTGGCCATGCTGTTCGACTTCGAATGGGTCAACCGCACGCTTTATCACGGCCTTTATGCGCGCACGGGCGGCTATTTCGACAATTCCGTGCTCTCCTCCCTCGGCCGTCCGGCCAGCGAGGCCGAGCGTGCGCTGCTCGCCCCGTTCGCGCAGGAGATTGCCCCGGACGTGCTGGAGGGCACCTGGCGGCCGACGCATGCCGACGGCTCGGGCCGCGACCGCAAGGTGCTGCGCGCGGCGGTGGAGCAGCTGGCCGAGGCCGGCTACCGGATCGAGGGCCGTACCTTGCGCGATCCCGGCGGTACACCTCTCTCCTTTGAGATCATCGTCGCCTCTCAGGATCAGGAGCGCCTGGCGCTGGCCTATCAGCGCGCGCTCAAGCTGATCGGCGTCGAGGTCCGCATTCGCTCCGTCGACAGCGCCCAGTATCAGCGCCGCCGCCAGACCTTCGATTTCGACATGGTCATGAACACCTGGCTGGTCTCCCTCTCGCCCGGCAACGAGCAGCGCTACCGCTGGGGCAGCGATGCCGCAGGGCAGGACGGCTCGTTCAACTATGCCGGCGTGAAGAGCCCGGCAGTGGACGCGACCATCGACGCCATGCTGTCCGCGCGCGATGCGGAAGGCTTCACCGATGCGGTGCGCGCCTTCGACCGGGCGCTGATTTCGGGTGCCTATGTGGTGCCTCTTTTCCATCTTCCTGAAAAATGGGTGGCGCGCTGGACCGCGATCGGCCGCCCTGAGGTACAGTCCATTACCGGACCGCGCTTCGAGACATGGTGGTCCGCCGCAAAACGGCGCTGA
- the hspQ gene encoding heat shock protein HspQ: MRTAKFMIGQVVRHRVYPFRGVIFDVDPTFSNTEEWWDAIPEDVRPDRDQPFYHLLAENAETEYVAYVSEQNLVPDDTGEPVRHPQVDEIFEQQDDGTYRPRDVDLH; the protein is encoded by the coding sequence ATGCGCACCGCGAAATTCATGATCGGTCAGGTCGTCAGGCACCGGGTGTACCCCTTCCGGGGGGTCATCTTCGACGTCGACCCGACATTTTCCAACACGGAAGAGTGGTGGGACGCGATCCCGGAAGACGTGCGCCCGGATCGCGACCAGCCGTTCTATCACCTGCTCGCCGAGAACGCGGAGACGGAATACGTCGCCTATGTCTCGGAGCAGAACCTGGTTCCGGACGATACGGGCGAGCCCGTTCGCCATCCCCAGGTCGACGAGATCTTCGAACAGCAGGACGACGGCACCTATCGTCCGCGCGACGTGGACCTGCACTAG
- a CDS encoding class I adenylate-forming enzyme family protein yields MILTPLKTIEAHRQSGIWGRVTLDALFRKTAAAHPERLALCDPDEAVGGFREAPRRLTYAEADAEISRLAAFFAAVGLKHDNVIGLQSAGTVDAVIALLAALRAGLVVAPLPLHWRQKNVLEALTRAGAKALVAGESFGGRSIGLEARDTAADLFALRFVFGLGRDVADGLMEVEQILGELSEDIEPAPVRRDQNAADHVATLTWTRSTSGEPLPIARSHNQWVACGLMPYLELSLPQAPNFLLPYALTGMAGIGAGLVPWLLSGGTLHLHHPGTLRRLAAHADAAEADIVLCPGALVPALDRRIERPECRIVPVWQAHSPAPAPHASNRELVDLHVADEFAMVARTREGSALPRPLPSGRMGSPSAAPQAPALLEIAIDTEVSPATLKVRGAMVPDSAWPACKVRMPTDKAGFVDTLLPLRQTESGITGFGIPGQMAPGIGSLPTLDALYAAFPGITEAAAFLVDDGILGARLYAALVPQKGLLFDVEGFYAYLEAEHAGLAEMPHRVLPVAALPRNAAGKVDREALAIRAGFGHSQVA; encoded by the coding sequence ATGATCCTGACCCCGCTGAAGACAATCGAGGCACACCGGCAGAGCGGCATCTGGGGCCGCGTGACGCTGGATGCGCTGTTCCGCAAGACGGCAGCCGCCCATCCCGAACGGCTCGCCCTGTGCGATCCGGACGAGGCCGTGGGCGGCTTCCGCGAGGCGCCACGCCGCCTCACCTATGCGGAGGCCGATGCCGAGATCAGCCGGCTTGCCGCCTTCTTCGCGGCAGTCGGGCTGAAGCACGACAACGTCATCGGCCTGCAGAGCGCGGGCACGGTGGATGCTGTCATCGCCTTGCTGGCGGCCCTGCGGGCCGGGCTGGTGGTGGCGCCGCTGCCGCTGCACTGGCGCCAGAAGAACGTGCTGGAGGCCCTGACCCGAGCGGGCGCCAAGGCGCTGGTCGCCGGCGAGAGCTTCGGCGGGCGCTCCATCGGGCTGGAGGCGCGCGACACCGCTGCAGACCTCTTCGCCTTGCGTTTCGTCTTCGGCCTGGGGCGCGACGTCGCCGACGGCCTGATGGAGGTGGAGCAGATCCTCGGCGAACTGTCCGAGGATATCGAGCCTGCGCCCGTCCGCCGCGACCAGAACGCCGCCGACCATGTCGCGACGCTGACCTGGACCCGCTCCACCAGCGGCGAGCCGCTGCCCATCGCCCGCAGCCACAACCAGTGGGTCGCCTGCGGCCTGATGCCCTATCTCGAGCTCTCCCTGCCGCAGGCGCCGAACTTCCTGCTGCCCTACGCGCTGACCGGCATGGCCGGCATCGGTGCCGGCCTCGTGCCGTGGCTGCTGTCCGGCGGCACGCTGCACCTGCATCATCCCGGCACGTTGCGCCGGCTCGCCGCCCATGCGGATGCGGCCGAGGCCGATATCGTGCTGTGCCCGGGCGCGCTGGTGCCGGCGCTGGACCGGCGGATCGAGCGGCCCGAATGCCGCATCGTTCCGGTTTGGCAGGCCCACTCGCCCGCCCCTGCCCCGCATGCCAGCAACCGCGAGCTGGTCGACCTGCATGTCGCCGACGAGTTCGCCATGGTCGCCCGCACCCGCGAGGGCAGCGCCCTGCCCCGTCCGCTGCCGAGCGGACGCATGGGCTCGCCCTCTGCCGCCCCACAGGCCCCGGCGCTGCTGGAAATCGCCATCGATACGGAAGTCAGCCCGGCAACGCTGAAGGTGCGCGGCGCCATGGTGCCGGATTCGGCCTGGCCCGCCTGCAAGGTGCGCATGCCGACCGACAAGGCCGGCTTCGTCGACACGCTGTTGCCGCTGCGCCAGACCGAGAGCGGCATCACCGGCTTCGGCATTCCGGGACAGATGGCGCCGGGCATCGGCTCGCTGCCGACGCTGGACGCGCTCTACGCCGCCTTCCCGGGCATCACCGAGGCCGCGGCCTTCCTGGTCGACGACGGCATTCTCGGCGCCCGGCTCTATGCCGCGCTGGTGCCGCAGAAGGGCCTGCTCTTCGATGTGGAGGGCTTCTACGCCTATCTGGAAGCCGAGCATGCCGGCCTTGCCGAGATGCCGCACCGGGTGCTGCCCGTTGCCGCCCTGCCGCGCAATGCCGCCGGCAAGGTCGACCGCGAGGCGCTGGCGATCCGCGCCGGCTTCGGCCACTCGCAGGTCGCATGA
- a CDS encoding CoA ester lyase, with product MKTPRAFYQPLAIGAPAPLREQPVRLERMIHFVPPHVEKMRAKVPDLIRSVDVVLGNLEDAIPADAKTDARRGFIRMAQDNDFGTTGLWTRINCLNSPWVLDDLMEIVTEVGDKLDVVMLPKVEGPWDIHYIDQLLAQLEARAGVSKPILVHAILETAEGVKNVEAIATASPRMHGMSLGPADLAASRGMKTTRVGGGHPDYTVLADAGDAGTARPAFQQDLWHYTVAKMVDACMSAGIKAFYGPFGDFSDPAACEAQFRNAFLMGCVGAWSLHPSQIDIAKRVFSPEPGEVAFALRILEAMPDGTGAVMIDGKMQDDATWKQAKVIVDLARIVAAKDPDMAALYGL from the coding sequence ATGAAGACACCGCGCGCCTTCTACCAACCGCTTGCCATCGGCGCGCCGGCACCGCTGCGCGAGCAGCCGGTGCGGCTGGAGCGGATGATCCATTTCGTGCCGCCGCATGTGGAGAAGATGCGCGCCAAGGTGCCGGACCTGATCCGCTCGGTCGACGTGGTGCTGGGCAATCTCGAGGACGCCATTCCCGCCGACGCCAAGACGGACGCGCGGCGCGGGTTCATCCGCATGGCGCAGGACAACGACTTCGGCACCACCGGCCTTTGGACCCGTATCAACTGCCTGAACAGCCCCTGGGTGCTGGACGATCTGATGGAGATCGTCACCGAGGTCGGCGACAAGCTGGACGTGGTGATGCTGCCCAAGGTCGAGGGACCGTGGGACATTCATTATATCGATCAGTTGCTGGCGCAGCTGGAGGCAAGGGCCGGCGTTTCGAAGCCGATCCTCGTCCATGCGATCCTGGAGACCGCCGAGGGCGTCAAGAACGTCGAGGCGATCGCCACCGCCAGCCCGCGCATGCACGGGATGAGCCTGGGCCCCGCCGATCTTGCGGCCTCGCGCGGCATGAAGACGACCCGGGTCGGTGGCGGCCATCCGGACTACACGGTGCTCGCCGATGCCGGAGACGCCGGCACAGCGCGTCCGGCATTCCAGCAGGATCTGTGGCACTACACCGTCGCCAAGATGGTGGACGCGTGCATGTCCGCCGGGATCAAGGCCTTCTACGGGCCGTTCGGCGACTTCTCCGATCCCGCCGCCTGCGAGGCCCAGTTCCGCAACGCCTTCCTGATGGGCTGCGTCGGCGCCTGGTCGCTGCATCCCAGCCAGATCGACATCGCCAAACGGGTGTTCAGCCCGGAGCCGGGCGAAGTCGCCTTCGCCTTGCGTATTCTGGAAGCCATGCCAGACGGCACCGGTGCGGTGATGATCGACGGCAAGATGCAGGATGATGCCACCTGGAAACAGGCAAAGGTGATCGTCGATCTTGCCCGTATCGTTGCCGCAAAGGATCCGGACATGGCCGCTCTTTACGGACTTTGA